A single Augochlora pura isolate Apur16 chromosome 2, APUR_v2.2.1, whole genome shotgun sequence DNA region contains:
- the LOC144477334 gene encoding ATP-binding cassette sub-family C member 10 isoform X2 codes for MVSAYHCGKRHSQFNGYHGSNAIINLRIFIVLCLVVLPIIRAYVILTSTTSSSSNHVPPDNNLMPQESVMISNNNSESVLNAPSIIDHIKDGLNYTIDYTKSILFPKSNIQNATKSFVTSITQDYSPELDAVNNSVTSANPIDYLVAGTEGLAWVIHFCFVLSLRSGRNFNPRGPVSIRTLVFLLIVVSILLLRSHVKYNSQNDVLPNLSLGFSISVVTLLILYAITLIPDQNSLQDARSSRFNEIGEQTALLNTPNSSYVRFPEEQDPTYLGTAMENVTITSKILFHWVNPLMKKGVHGLLNHSDDLFDLPEYISTNVISQKLDYHLQNTPSNVNNRMENHELMMETDVQTVTKKVTLLHLLHKCFGWEFYSVGILKFINDCSLFVGPILLNKLIGFVEDKNESVSYGYLYATLIVISALIGAFCNAHFTFWMSIVGLKIRSTIITLVYRKTLQSPSIQLKQQFNFGEIVNFMSTDTDRLVNSCPSFHAFWSIPLQLVVALYLLHEQIGISFLAGVTFAIVLIPINKVITNKVGKLSAKLMEYKDQRVKYVGEAIRGITAIKLNVWEDHFMWNINKLREKEIKYLSERKYLDALCVYFWATTPVLISILTFSTYVFLGNKLDAKTVFTSMALMNMLIGPLNAFPWVLNGLTEAWVSLKRIQRMLDLPDADLSSYYSECPPGVDLMLQNVTFSVTTKQNEEESDSNLPRNVATPSSSSDSRKTVTFEDNNTFNLHEINITIPKGNLIGIMGKVGSGKSLFLDGILSEITKVRGMIAVSDIAQGFAYVKQNPWLQHGTIRDNILFGKSYDYNKYKAILKACALTTDLNSLPKKDLTVIGDAGNTLSGGQKTRISLARAIYANKEIYLLDDVLATLDPKVANYIFEHVIIGLLKNKTRLLCTHQTQYLIHADVVVDMSKGRIVNQGKPSEVLPDIDDYLLSSDSYEPDLDVTSVNDLPRETNQFDRNGKECLPDEDFTEKGTVRLGVYSCYVKAMNGYLAVSIFISIFLMQSSKNITDLWLSYWVTHTNTSAINTTESSNRLQPEYFLEDHNMSTKYYLIVYGILVVLNSLFTLMRAFMFAYGGIQAATAIHKQLLKIVIRAKAIFFDIQPLGRIINRFSSDTYTIDDSLPFIANILLAQLFSLLATMIVATYGLPWILLILIPLFPVYHWIQNHYRLTSRELKRLSSAALSPLYAHFNETLNGLSTIRAFRTVPRFSQENELLLEVSQKTNFASIAASQWLGLRLQLMAVVLLAGVSNIAVLQHQYSIADPGLIGLVITYILSITGLLSGVVNAFTETEREMIAVERVKQYLEKIAIEPNNGDSPPYAWPSQGVVEFREVVLRYREHLTPSLNGISFITRPAEKIGVVGRTGAGKSSLFASLFRLTEITSGTILIDGINIQTLQLTALRSRLAIIPQDPFIFSGTIRENLDPLNQYPDLHIYKALEKCKIHSLVYRLGGLGATLNECGSNLSAGQRQLFCLARAVLHNAKIVCIDEATANVDQETDKFLQGTIKSFFQSATVITVAHRIRTIMHCDRVIVMAEGEILEFDEPNLLIQNIDSHFYRLASQEFSHEE; via the exons ATGGTATCCGCATATCATTGTGGAAAGAGACATTCACAGTTTAATGGTTATCATGGTTCTAATGCTATCATTAacttgagaatttttatagtattgtGCCTTGTGGTTCTTCCTATAATTAGAGCATACGTTATACTTACTAGTACTACAAGTTCTTCATCAAACCATGTTCCAcctgataataatttaatgccACAAGAATCAGTCAtgatatcaaataataattcagaatCAGTCTTAAATGCGCCAAGCATAATAGATCACATAAAAGATGGactaaattatactattgaTTATACAAAATCAATACTTTTTCCAAAGAGTAATATCCAAAATGCAACCAAATCTTTTGTTACCTCTATTACGCAAGATTACAGTCCAGAGTTAGATGCTGTTAATAATAGTGTAACATCTGCCAATCCTATTGATTATCTAGTGGCAGGTACTGAAGGATTAGCATGggttattcatttttgttttgtattaAGTTTGAGAAGTGGCAGAAATTTTAACCCACGTGGGCCTGTATCTATTCGAACCTTGGTATTTCTGCTAATTGTTGTCTCTATACTATTATTAAGGAGTCATGTCAAATATAATTCACAAAATGATGTTTTACCAAATTTGTCATTGGGATTTAGTATTAGTGTAGTCACTTTACTAATACTCTATGCAATAACATTGATACCAGATCAAAATAGTTTACAAGATGCAAGATCATCTAGGTTTAACGAA aTAGGAGAACAGACTGCACTGTTGAATACTCCTAATTCTTCTTACGTAAGATTCCCAGAGGAACAAGACCCAACTTACCTTGGGACTGCTATGGAGAATGTAACAATTacttctaaaattttatttcactggGTAAACCCCTTAATGAAGAAGGGCGTTCATGGCTTGTTGAACCATTCAGATGATTTATTTGATCTACCAGAATATATCAGCACTAACGTGATCAGTCAGAAACTGGATTATCATTTGCAAAATAcg ccCAGCAATGTGAATAACAGAATGGAAAATCATGAATTAATGATGGAGACAGATGTACAAACTGTTACAAAGAAAGTAactttgttacatttattacacAAGTGTTTCGGATGggaattttattcggttggaatattaaaatttatcaatgACTGTAGTTTATTTGTGGgtccaatattattaaacaaattaattggtTTTGTTGAAGACAAAAATGAATCTGTCTCATATGGATATCTATATGCAACATTAATAGTTATTAGTGCTTTAATAG gagCTTTCTGCAATGCTCATTTTACATTCTGGATGTCTATTGTtggtttaaaaattcgatcaaCGATCATTACTTTGGTATATAGGAAGACTTTGCAATCGCCTAGCATTCAATTAAagcaacaatttaattttggtgAGATTGTCAATTTTATGAGTACGGATACTGATAGATTAGTTAACAGTTGTCCAAGTTTCCACGCATTTTGGAGCATTCCATTGCAG TTGGTTGTGGCATTATATCTTTTGCATGAGCAAATAGGGATTTCGTTCTTAGCTGGGGTTACTTTTGCAATAGTTCTTATACCAATAAAcaaagtaataacaaataaagttGGGAAGCTTAGCGCGAAACTAATGGAGTACAAAGATCAAAGGGTCAAATATGTAGGTGAAGCAATACGTGGAATAACTGCGATTAAATTGAATGTATGGGAAGATCATTTCATGTGGAATATTAATA AAttacgagaaaaagaaatcaaatatttaagtGAGAGGAAATATTTAGATGCACTGTGTGTTTATTTTTGGGCCACTACACCTGTATTGATTTCTATATTAACATTCTCAACATATGTTTTTCTTGGAAATAAACTTGATGCAAAAACAGTTTTTACTAGTATGGCACTGATGAACATGCTCATAGGTCCATTAAATGCTTTTCCCTGGGTGTTGAATGGTCTTACTGAAGCTTGGGTGTCACTTAAAAGAATACAGAGAATGTTAGAT ttACCAGATGCTGATCTCTCATCATACTATTCAGAATGCCCACCTGGAGTAGATTTAATGCTTCAGAATGTAACGTTCAGTGTAACTACCAAGCAGAATGAGGAAGAAAGTGATTCAAATTTACCTAGAAATGTTGCAACACCATCTTCTTCTTCCGATTCTAGGAAAACAGTAACATTTGAAGataataatactttcaatCTACACgagattaatattacaattccCAAG GGGAATTTAATTGGGATAATGGGAAAAGTGGGCAGTGGTAAGTCACTATTCTTAGATGGTATTTTGAGCGAAATTACCAAAGTTCGTGGTATGATAGCAGTAAGTGATATTGCACAGGGTTTTGCATACGTTAAACAAAATCCTTGGCTGCAACATGGTACTATTCGAGATAACATTCTTTTTGGGAAGTcttatgattataataaatataa GGCCATTTTAAAAGCATGTGCTCTTACCACTGACTTGAATTCCCTACCTAAGAAGGATCTAACAGTTATTGGTGACGCAGGAAATACTTTGAGTGGAGGACAAAAGACACGAATTTCTTTGGCACGTGCAATTTATGCaaacaaagaaatttatttgttggATGATGTTTTAGCGACTTTAGATCCGAAAGTCGCTAACTACATATTTGAACATGTTATTATAGGTTTACTCAAGAACAAAACAAGATTACTGTGTACTCATCAGACTCAGTATTTAATTCATGCAGATGTGGTAGTCGATATGTCTAAAGGCAGGATAGTTAATCAAGGTAAACCTAGCGAGGTTTTGCCTGACATagatgattatttattatcttcagACTCCTATGAGCCAGATTTAGATGTCACCTCTGTAAATGATTTGCCAAGAGAGACGAATCAGTTTGACAGAAATGGTAAAGAATGTTTGCCTGATGAAGATTTTACAGAGAAAGGAACTGTACGGCTTGGAGTATATTCATGCTATGTTAAGGCTATGAATGGCTACTTGGCAGTTTCGATAtttatctctatatttttaatgcaaagttctaaaaatataacggACTTGTGGCTTTCTTATTGGGTGACTCATACTAATACATCAGCTATTAATACTACAGAGTCGTCAAATCGTTTACAGCCGGAATATTTCCTTGAAGATCATAATATGAGCacaaagtattatttaatagtttatgGCATATTAGTTGTATTAAATTCGCTATTTACCTTGATGAGAGCATTTATGTTTGCATATGGAGGGATTCAAGCAGCTACTGCAATACACAAgcaacttttaaaaattgttattcgg GCTAAAGctatatttttcgatattcaACCACTTGGTAGGATTATCAATCGATTTTCATCTGATACATACACAATTGACGATAGCCTACCTTTTATTGCTAATATCTTACTCGCacaattatttagtttattggCTACAATGATTGTTGCCACTTACGGCTTACCATGGATACTGCTCATATTAATTCCACTCTTCCCAGTGTATCACTGGATTCAAAATCATTACAG attAACATCAAGAGAATTGAAGCGCTTATCAAGTGCAGCTCTTTCACCTTTGTATGCTCACTTCAATGAAACTTTAAACGGACTCTCCACTATAAGAGCTTTTCGTACTGTGCCACGTTTTAGCCAAGAAAACGAACTATTATTGGAAGTCAGtcaaaaaacaaattttgcgTCGATTGCAGCCAGCCAATGGCTTGGATTAAGACTGCAACTCATGGCAGTGGTTCTCTTAGCTGGAGTGAGCAATATTGCGGTTCTACAGCATCAGTATAGCATTGCAGACCCTGGCTTAATAGGTCTTGTTATTACTTACATTTTGTCCATAACTGGGTTGTTATCTGGTGTGGTAAATGCATTTACTGAGACGGAGAGGGAGATGATCGCAGTGGAACGCGTGAAACAGTATTTGGAGAAAATCGCTATTGAACCTAACAACGGCGATAGTCCACCGTATGCATGGCCAAGTCAGGGTGTAGTTGAATTCAGAGAAGTTGTATTAAGATATAG AGAGCATTTGACGCCATCGTTGAACGGTATATCGTTCATTACTCGACCAGCAGAGAAGATAGGAGTCGTCGGCCGAACGGGTGCTGGAAAAAGTTCATTATTTGCTTCGTTATTTAGATTAACGGAAATCACGTCCGGAACTATATTGATAGATGGTATTAACATACAGACATTGCAATTAACTGCATTAAg ATCACGTTTGGCTATTATACCTCAGGATCCATTTATTTTCTCGGGTACAATAAGAGAGAATCTAGATCCTTTAAATCAGTATCCAGATCTGCACATATACAAAGCATTggagaaatgtaaaattcattCGCTAGTATACCGTTTAGGAGGTCTCGGCGCTACTTTAAATGAGTGTGGCAGTAATTTAAGCGCAGGGCAGAGGCAATTGTTTTGTTTGGCCAGAGCAGTTTTGCACAATGCCaag ATTGTCTGTATTGACGAAGCTACTGCAAACGTTGACCAAGAAACGGATAAGTTTCTTCAAGGGACAATAAAGTCTTTCTTCCAGAGTGCCACAGTGATTACTGTGGCGCATAGGATAAGAACAATTATGCACTGTGATAG GGTTATCGTGATGGCGGAAGGGGAAATATTAGAGTTTGACGAACCAAATCTGTTGATTCAAAACATCGACTCCCATTTTTATCGTTTAGCCAGTCAAGAGTTTTCCCATGAAGAATGA